Proteins encoded within one genomic window of Triticum aestivum cultivar Chinese Spring chromosome 2D, IWGSC CS RefSeq v2.1, whole genome shotgun sequence:
- the LOC123049755 gene encoding subtilisin-like protease 4 — protein METTRLSLLSLLPFLLLAIAAEATGGELSTFIVHVQAEENHVFGTADDRKAWYHSFLPEHGRLVHAYHHVASGFAARLTRQELEAVSAMPGFLSATRARTYTTLTTHTPEFLGLNLEEQGRRNYTSEFGAGVIVAVIDTGIFPDHPSFSDDGMPPPPAKWKGRCDFSGTSCNNKLIGARNMVAALNGPNGTSARVPPVDEFGHGTHTASTAAGAVVPGANVLGHAWGTAAGMAVRAHIAIYKVCYGKVVVDCEDADILAGIDAAVGDCCDVISMSLGGPSVPFHLNPMAIGTFGAMEKGIFVSMAAGNSGPGESTVINEAPWMLTVAASTMDRSIRSTVQLGNGAYFHGESLYQPNVGFCPLVYAGASGKPFAEFCGNGSLDGFDVKGKIVLCELTKNISVINQGEVVESAGGVAMILASPFFRGYDKLAQANILPASSVDYLVAAAIKSYLNSTANPVARMGFRGTLLGTSPAPSIIFFSSRGPSRQGTGVLKPDITGPGMNVLAAWPFQVGPPSAPVLPGPTFNIISGTSMSTPHLAGIAALIKSKHPDCFLEFDCARRRQAQGEKRRGGAFGVLRGDRHAEQHRKRGRISEGPGIHQAKPGTDFLGIRVAEAECCEGATGTKAGGSRSDDNVNAMKAADPGLVYDITPENYIGYLCSMYTSHFLEFDCAIGGKAQGEERR, from the exons ATGGAAACCACAAGGCTATCCTTGCTCTCTCTTCTTCCGTTCCTTCTCCTCGCGATCGCTGCCGAGGCAACCGGCGGCGAGCTCAGCACGTTCATCGTCCACGTGCAAGCAGAGGAAAACCACGTGTTTGGCACCGCGGACGACCGGAAGGCGTGGTACCACTCGTTCCTCCCGGAACATGGCCGGCTCGTGCACGCGTACCATCACGTCGCCAGCGGGTTCGCGGCCCGGCTGACGCggcaggagctggaggcggtgtccGCCATGCCCGGGTTCCTCAGCGCGACCCGCGCCCGGACGTACACCACGCTCACGACGCACACGCCCGAGTTCCTGGGGCTGAACCTGGAGGAGCAGGGGCGGCGGAACTACACGTCGGAGTTCGGCGCCGGGGTCATCGTCGCCGTGATCGACACCGGCATCTTCCCGGACCACCCGTCCTTCAGCGACGACggcatgccgccgccgccggccaagtGGAAGGGGCGCTGCGACTTCAGCGGCACCTCGTGCAACAATAAGCTCATCGGCGCGCGCAACATGGTCGCCGCCCTCAACGGCCCGAACGGCACTTCCGCGCGGGTCCCGCCGGTCGATGAGTTTGGGCACGGGACTCACACGGCAAGCACCGCCGCTGGGGCGGTCGTGCCGGGCGCTAATGTGCTCGGCCACGCATGGGGCACCGCCGCCGGGATGGCGGTCCGCGCGCACATCGCCATATACAAGGTGTGCTACGGAAAAGTTGTAGTAGACTGCGAGGATGCCGACATACTGGCTGGCATTGACGCCGCCGTGGGCGACTGCTGTGACGTCATCTCCATGTCTCTCGGCGGGCCGTCGGTGCCCTTTCACCTAAACCCTATGGCCATCGGGACGTTCggtgccatggagaagggcattttTGTGAGCATGGCTGCTGGCAACTCCGGCCCGGGAGAGAGCACCGTGATAAACGAGGCTCCATGGATGCTCACCGTGGCCGCGAGTACCATGGACCGCTCGATTCGTTCGACCGTGCAGCTGGGGAACGGCGCGTATTTCCACGGCGAGTCGCTATACCAGCCAAACGTTGGCTTCTGCCCGTTGGTCTACGCGGGCGCGAGTGGGAAGCCATTCGCCGAGTTCTGCGGAAACGGCAGTCTGGACGGCTTCGACGTCAAGGGCAAGATAGTGCTGTGTGAACTCACGAAAAACATCTCGGTGATCAACCAAGGTGAGGTAGTGGAGAGTGCCGGCGGCGTCGCCATGATCTTGGCGAGCCCGTTTTTCCGAGGGTACGACAAGTTAGCCCAGGCGAACATCCTCCCGGCGTCGAGCGTCGACTACCTCGTGGCCGCAGCCATCAAATCCTACCTCAACTCCACGGCGAACCCGGTTGCGCGTATGGGCTTCAGGGGTACATTACTCGGCACGTCACCTGCTCCGTCGATCATCTTCTTCTCGTCTCGCGGGCCTAGCCGTCAGGGCACTGGCGTTCTGAAGCCCGACATCACGGGCCCCGGAATGAACGTGCTCGCGGCATGGCCTTTTCAGGTTGGCCCACCGTCGGCGCCGGTTCTCCCTGGGCCGACCTTCAACATCATCTCCGGCACGTCCATGTCCACACCGCACCTTGCCGGCATCGCCGCTTTAATCAAGAGCAAGCACCCGGACTG CTTCCTGGAATTCGACTGCGCCCGTCGTCGTCAGGCGCAAGGTGAAAAACGTCGGGGAGGTGCCTTCGGTGTACTACGCGGCGATCGACATGCCGAGCAGCACCGTAAGCGTGGACGTATTTCCGAGGGACCTGGAATTCATCAAGCCAAACCAGGAACTGACTTTCTCGGTATACGTGTGGCCGAGGCAGAGTGCTGCGAGGGTGCTACAGG GACGAAAGCTGGTGGCAGCAGATCTGATGACAACGTCAACGCAATGAAGGCCGCTGACCCTGGCCTAGTCTACGACATTACTCCTGAAAATTACATCGGCTACCTCTGTAGCATGTACACGAGCCA CTTCCTGGAATTCGACTGCGCCATTGGTGGTAAGGCGCAAGGTGAAGAACGTCGGTGA
- the LOC123049756 gene encoding subtilisin-like protease, which translates to METTRLSLLSLLSFLLVAIAAEATGGELSTFIVHVHAEENRVFGTADDRKAWYHSFLPDHGRLVHAYHHVASGFAARLTRSELEAMSAMPGFLSATPDQTYTTLTTHTPKFLGLNVEQGRRRYTSDFGAGVIVGVIDSGIFPDHPSFSDDGMPPPPAKWKGRCDFNRTSCNNKLIGARNFVSTLNDPNDTSARVPPIDDFGHGTHTASTAAGAVVPGANVLGHALGTAAGMAARAHIAMYKVCDLNGGCETSDMLAGVDAAVGDGCDVISMSLAGPSVAFHLDPMAIGTFGAIEKGIFVSMAAGNSGPGESTVKNEAPWMLTVAASTMDRSIRSIVQLGNGAYFQGESLYQPNAGVPGAFYPLVSAGASGKPLAEFCGNGSLDGVDVKGKIVLCELTRNITAMNQGQVVLSAGGLGMILANQFAQGYDTLADENVLPSSSVDYLASAAIKLYLSSTANPVAHIGFRGTVLGTSPTPSIVYFSSRGPSRQGTGVLKPDITGPGVNVLAAWPFQVGPPSAPVLPGPTFNIISGTSMSTPHLAGIAALIKSKHPDWSPAAIKSAMMTTADITDRSGNPILNEQRVAANLFATGAGHVNPMKAADPGLVYDITPQDYIGYLCSMYTSQQVSVIARRPIDCLTTVVISDRLLNYPSISVAFPASWNSTAPIVVRRKVKNVGEVPSVYYAAIDMPSSTVSVDVYPRELEFIEANQEVIFSVYVWPRQSGAMVVQGALRWVSEKHTVRSPISVTFA; encoded by the coding sequence ATGGAAACCACAAGGCTATCCTTGCTCTCTCTTCTTTCTTTCCTTCTCGTCGCGATCGCTGCCGAGGCAACCGGCGGCGAGCTCAGCACGTTCATCGTCCACGTGCACGCAGAGGAGAACCGCGTGTTCGGCACCGCGGACGACCGGAAGGCGTGGTACCACTCGTTCCTCCCCGACCATGGCCGGCTCGTCCACGCGTACCACCACGTCGCCAGCGGGTTCGCGGCCCGGCTGACGCGCAGCGAGCTCGAGGCGATGTCCGCCATGCCTGGGTTCCTCAGCGCGACTCCCGACCAGACGTACACGACGCTGACGACGCACACGCCCAAGTTCCTTGGGCTGAACGTGGAGCAGGGGCGGCGGAGGTACACGTCGGATTTCGGCGCCGGCGTCATCGTAGGCGTGATCGACAGCGGCATCTTCCCCGACCACCCGTCGTTCAGCGACGATGGCATGCCGCCACCACCGGCCAAGTGGAAGGGGCGCTGCGACTTCAACCGCACCTCGTGCAACAACAAGCTCATCGGCGCGCGCAACTTCGTCTCCACCCTCAACGACCCGAACGACACTTCCGCGCGGGTGCCGCCGATCGATGACTTTGGGCACGGCACTCACACCGCGAGCACCGCGGCGGGAGCGGTAGTGCCGGGCGCTAACGTGCTTGGCCACGCGTTGGGCACCGCCGCCGGGATGGCGGCCCGCGCGCACATCGCCATGTACAAGGTGTGCGACCTGAACGGAGGGTGCGAGACGTCCGACATGCTGGCCGGTGTCGACGCGGCCGTGGGCGACGGCTGCGACGTCATCTCCATGTCTCTCGCCGGGCCGTCCGTGGCCTTTCACCTAGATCCTATGGCCATCGGGACGTTCGGCGCCATCGAGAAGGGCATTTTTGTGAGCATGGCTGCTGGCAACTCCGGCCCGGGAGAGAGCACCGTGAAAAACGAGGCTCCATGGATGCTCACCGTCGCCGCGAGTACCATGGACCGCTCCATCCGTTCGATCGTGCAGCTGGGGAATGGCGCGTATTTCCAGGGCGAGTCACTCTATCAGCCAAACGCCGGTGTGCCCGGTGCCTTCTACCCGTTGGTGTCCGCCGGCGCGAGCGGGAAGCCACTCGCCGAGTTCTGTGGGAACGGCTCGCTGGACGGCGTCGACGTCAAGGGCAAGATAGTGCTTTGTGAACTCACGAGAAACATCACGGCGATGAACCAAGGTCAGGTAGTGCTGAGTGCTGGCGGCCTCGGCATGATCTTGGCCAACCAGTTTGCCCAAGGCTACGACACATTAGCCGATGAGAACGTCCTGCCGTCGTCGAGCGTCGACTACCTCGCGAGCGCAGCCATCAAATTGTATCTCAGCTCAACGGCGAACCCGGTGGCGCATATCGGCTTCAGGGGTACGGTACTCGGCACGTCACCTACTCCGTCGATCGTTTACTTCTCATCTCGTGGGCCTAGCCGTCAGGGCACCGGCGTTCTTAAGCCCGACATCACGGGCCCTGGGGTGAACGTACTCGCCGCATGGCCGTTTCAGGTCGGGCCACCGTCAGCACCAGTTCTTCCCGGGCCGACCTTCAACATCATCTCCGGCACGTCCATGTCGACCCCGCACCTCGCCGGCATTGCGgcgctgatcaagagcaagcacccggactggtcgccggcggcgatcaaGTCGGCCATGATGACGACAGCCGACATCACCGACCGCTCCGGCAATCCCATACTCAACGAGCAGCGCGTGGCGGCCAACCTCTTCGCCACCGGCGCCGGACACGTAAACCCAATGAAGGCCGCTGACCCTGGTCTAGTCTACGACATCACCCCCCAGGATTACATCGGCTACCTCTGCAGCATGTACACGAGCCAACAAGTGTCGGTGATCGCGCGCCGGCCGATCGACTGCTTGACCACCGTAGTGATCAGCGACCGCCTACTGAATTACCCGTCGATCTCGGTCGCTTTCCCAGCGTCTTGGAATTCAACGGCCCCTATAGTCGTGAGGCGCAAGGTGAAGAACGTCGGGGAGGTGCCTTCGGTATACTATGCGGCGATCGACATGCCGAGCAGCACCGTAAGCGTGGACGTATATCCGAGGGAGCTGGAGTTCATCGAAGCGAACCAGGAGGTGATCTTTTCGGTATACGTGTGGCCAAGGCAGAGTGGTGCAATGGTGGTGCAGGGTGCTCTACGGTGGGTATCCGAGAAGCACACCGTGCGGAGCCCAATATCCGTCACCTTTGCTTGA